From one Amycolatopsis sp. FDAARGOS 1241 genomic stretch:
- a CDS encoding acetyl-CoA carboxylase biotin carboxylase subunit family protein: protein MTANIFVIGLDADNARVLERLPDAENHTFHGLLTPDELQHGDIDIADLLDKAEQVLDAFDGPVDAIVTFWDFPAATLVPLLCELHGLPHVPLEAILKCEHKYWSRLEQRAVIDEMPHFGVVDLDDAEPRLPEDVSFPAWLKPVKSFSSELAFRVADEEEFSGAVAEIRAGVGRVGDPFEEVLGKVALPREIAEVGGAACLAEDALHGVQAAVEGYAYQGKVTVYAALDSVDYPESSSFLRHQYPSQLPEEVGQRMKDVARRVMERIGFDNGTFSVEFFCDPQSGQVCLLEINPRHSQSHAELFELVDGMANHDVMVRLGLGQPPRHRLGAGPYQIAGRWYLRRFSGDAVVKRVPTAEEISALEEKVEGVRISVSPAEGHWLSELPEQDSYSFELAQLIIGARTENEMEEKYRTCVDELHFEFGDAA from the coding sequence ATGACGGCGAACATCTTCGTGATCGGGCTCGACGCCGACAACGCGCGAGTGCTCGAACGGTTGCCCGACGCCGAGAACCACACCTTTCACGGCCTGCTGACGCCGGACGAGCTGCAGCACGGCGACATCGACATCGCCGACCTGCTCGACAAAGCCGAGCAGGTCCTCGACGCGTTCGACGGCCCCGTCGACGCGATCGTCACCTTCTGGGACTTCCCAGCGGCGACGCTGGTTCCGCTGCTGTGCGAACTCCACGGCCTGCCGCACGTGCCGCTCGAAGCGATCCTGAAGTGCGAGCACAAGTACTGGAGCCGTCTGGAGCAGCGCGCGGTGATCGACGAGATGCCGCACTTCGGCGTCGTCGACCTCGACGATGCCGAGCCCCGCCTGCCCGAAGACGTGTCGTTCCCCGCGTGGCTCAAGCCGGTCAAGTCGTTTTCCTCCGAGCTGGCGTTCCGCGTGGCCGACGAGGAGGAGTTCTCCGGCGCCGTCGCGGAGATCCGGGCGGGTGTCGGCCGCGTCGGCGATCCGTTCGAGGAGGTGCTCGGCAAGGTGGCGCTGCCGCGGGAAATCGCCGAGGTGGGCGGGGCGGCCTGCCTCGCGGAAGACGCGCTGCACGGCGTGCAGGCCGCCGTCGAGGGATACGCGTACCAGGGGAAAGTGACGGTGTACGCGGCGCTCGATTCGGTCGACTACCCGGAGAGTTCCTCGTTCCTGCGCCACCAGTACCCGTCCCAGCTCCCCGAGGAGGTGGGGCAGCGCATGAAGGACGTCGCGCGGCGGGTGATGGAGCGGATCGGCTTCGACAACGGCACCTTCAGCGTTGAGTTCTTCTGCGACCCGCAGTCCGGCCAGGTGTGCCTGCTGGAGATCAACCCGCGGCACTCCCAGTCGCACGCAGAGCTTTTCGAACTGGTCGACGGGATGGCCAACCACGACGTGATGGTCCGGCTGGGCCTCGGGCAGCCGCCGCGGCACCGCCTCGGTGCCGGCCCGTACCAGATTGCCGGCCGCTGGTACCTGCGCCGGTTCTCCGGTGACGCGGTGGTGAAGCGCGTGCCGACGGCGGAAGAAATCTCGGCTCTGGAGGAGAAGGTCGAGGGGGTCCGGATCAGCGTGTCGCCGGCGGAGGGCCACTGGCTCTCGGAGCTGCCGGAGCAGGACAGCTACTCGTTCGAGCTCGCGCAGCTGATCATCGGCGCGCGGACGGAGAACGAGATGGAGGAGAAGTACCGCACCTGCGTCGACGAACTGCACTTCGAATTCGGCGATGCGGCCTGA
- a CDS encoding DUF2795 domain-containing protein — MANANPIEVQKYLAGVDYPARRDELVTAAKDNGADERTLELLKWTFDRDYEGPSRVGKEIGGSRRQGAG; from the coding sequence ATGGCGAACGCGAACCCGATCGAGGTGCAGAAGTACCTGGCGGGAGTGGACTACCCCGCCCGCCGCGACGAGCTGGTCACGGCCGCGAAGGACAACGGTGCGGACGAGCGAACGCTCGAGCTGCTGAAGTGGACTTTCGACCGGGATTACGAAGGTCCGAGCCGCGTGGGCAAGGAGATCGGCGGCAGCCGACGGCAAGGGGCCGGGTGA